CCGGCACTGGGGGGGCGTTCGGGTTGGGTATCGGGTTTGAGGTATTTTTCGGCCCGCGGGGCGCTGCCTGACGCGTTGCTCGATGGACTGGTGAAGGGTCCGATGACGCCCGCCCCCAGGTCCAGGACCCGATGCTGGCGTTCAACAAAGCACTGATCGAGCGCGCGATGGGCGGCCAGATGAACATGCATCTGGGCTACCCCCTGCCGCCCGGGCCAGCCCAAGCCCTCTGGCCAGACTAACGAACGCAACGGCGCCAGCGGCAAGACGGTGATCACCAGGCACGGCCCGTTACGAACGCACGCGGGTAACTCCCTTAACCGCCTCGCACTCAGAATTGCGGACAGGTTCAGGGACACGCCAATAGACGACTGTGAATTCAACGAAAGGCCAACACCATAAAAACACACCAAATCAAACCGCCATCACGGCCCGCTTCCTCTCCGCCCGCTGCATAAAATAATTAGCCGCCACGACCCCAACAGTGACCACAGCGATAAAGAGAGTAGCCAAAGCATTCATCTCCGGATTCAACCCCAACCGAACGCGCGAGAAAACAACGAGCGGCAAAGTAGTCGACCCAGGCCCAGACAAAAACGCGGACAGCACCAGATCATCAATCGACAAAGTGAACGACAGCAGCCACCCAGAAACGAGCGCTTGAGAAATCAACGGCAACGTAATAAAGAAAAACACGCGCAACGGCGTAGCCCCAAGATCCAGCGCCGCCTCTTCGAGCGAAGGATGCAACTCCTTCACCCGCGACTGCACGATGATCGCCACATAAGAAATACACAGCATCACATGCCCGATCCAGATCGTGAAAATGCCACGTCCGGCCGGCCATCCCAACCACTTGGCCATTTCGATGAACAGCAGCAGCAGCGAAATCCCCTGAATCACTTCAGGAATCACCAATGGCGCATTGATCATCCCCGTATACAACGTGAAGCCGCGAAACCGCCCCATCCGCGCGAGCACAAATCCGGCCCACGTGCCAATGACAACTGAAGCAAACGCCGTCAACAACGCCACCCGCAACGACAACCACGCCGCCGCGATCAGTTCGTCATCCTGCAACAACGCCGCATACCAGCGCGTCGAAAACCGCGTCCACACCGTAACCAATTGCGATTCGTTGAACGAATACACAATCAGACTCACGATCGGTATGTAGAGAAACAAAAACCCGATCCCCAAAGCAATCAACTGCAAAATCCGGTTCGGTTTCATCAGCGCCTTTCCTCCATCGCCTTCGCCTGCGCGTACTGGAAAAACGCCATCGGCACCAATAACAACAACACCATTGCGCACGTCACGGCGGACGCCATCGGCCAATCGGCATTGTCGAAGAACTCATTCCACATCACGCGGCCGATCATCAGCGTATTCGCGCCGCCCAGCAATTCGGGAATCACGTACTCGCCTACCGCCGGAATGAACACGAGCAGACAACCGGCGATAATGCCGTTCTTCGAGAGTGGCAAGGTGATCTGCCAGAACGCCTTCCACGGCTTCGCGCCGAGGTCGTAGGCGGCTTCCAGCAGCGTCATGTCCATCTTCACCAGATGCGCGTACAGCGGCATCACAAGGAACGGCAGATACGAATAGACCATGCCGATATAGACGGCGGTATTCGTGTGATACAACTCGATCGGCGAGTGAATCAGCCCGATCGACATCAGGAAGTTATTCAGCAAGCCATTGTTCTTCAGAATCCCGATCCACGCATACACGCGAATCAGAAACGACGTCCAGAACGGCAGCATCACGGCCATCATCAGCAGATTGCGGCTGCCCGGATTCGAACGCGCGATGTAATACGCCATCGGATAGCCGATCAGCAAACACAACAGCGTCGAGATCGCGGCGACCACCACGGAATTCACATAGGTCGCGAAATAGAGGCTGTCGGTCAGCAGAAACGCGTAATGCGACACATCGAGCGTGATGTGAATCGCGCCGTCCGCGAATTTGGTCAACTCCGTGTAGGGCGGAATGCCGAGCTGCAAATCGGCAAAGCTGATCTTGACGACCAGCAGGAACGGCACGAGGAAAAACAGCAGCAGCCAGATGAACGGCCCGGCCACCACCGCGGTGCGGGCGTTCAGATTGAAGCGCCGCACCGGCCACGTGGCGAACGAATTGAACGAGCGCTTCATGACGTCAGCACCACGCCGGCCGATGCGCTCCAGCGCACGTACACTTCGTCGCCCCACGTAGGCGGATCGATCTCGGTCAGCGCAAGACTCGTCACGTTCGCGATCACGGTTTTGCCGGCGTCGAGCTTCACGTGATAAAGCGAATAGCCGCCCATGTAGGCGATATTCGTGACGACGCCCTTGCCCCAGTTGTATGCGCCCTCAGGCGGTTTGCGCGTCAATGCGATACGCTCGGGGCGCACCGAAATCGTCACCGGCATGCCGAGCGGACCGGTGATGCCGTGACTGACATACAGGCGGCACGGCAGGTCCGGCGTTTCGATGAACACGTGATCGGGCTCGTCTTCGACGGTATGGCCTTCGAACAGATTCGTCGAACCGATGAATTCGGCCGAGAAACGGCTATTCGGATACTCGTACACTTCGTGCGGCGTGCCGAGCTGCACGATCTCGCCTTCGCTCATCACGGCAAGGCGGTTCGCCATAGTCATCGCCTCTTCCTGATCGTGCGTCACCATCATGCAGGTCACACCGACCTTGTCGAGAATGTTGACCAGTTCGATCTGGGTGCGTTGACGGATCTGCTTGTCGAGCGCGGACATCGGCTCGTCGAGCAGCAACAGCTTGGGCCGCTTGACCAGCGAACGCGCGAGCGCCACGCGCTGCTGCTGGCCGCCCGAGAGCTGATTCGGCTTGCGCTTCGCGAAGCGGCCCATCTGCACGAGTTCGAGCGCGGTCTGCACGCGGTCCTTCAATTCGGACTTCGGCACGCCTTCCTGCTTCAGACCGAAGGCGACGTTACCCTCCACCGTCATGTGCGGAAACAAGGCGTACGACTGGAACATCATGTTGACCGGTCGACGATACGGCGGCAATTGAGCGAGGTCTTCACCATCAATCAGGATCTTGCCCGAGGTCACGCTTTCGAGCCCGGCCATCATGCGCAACAAGGTGGACTTGCCGCAGCCCGAACTGCCGAGCAGCGCGAACAGTTCGCCCTTCTTCACCGACAGGTTGATCCCTTTGACCACTACGGTCTCGCCGAACTTCTTCACGACATCGACAACCCGGACGAAGTTGTCCGTGGCGTCGTCCGTTACGGCATTCTGGTTCAGGGACGGTGCGACGGCCCCTGCCAGCGCGCCCGACTGGTCACTACTCATCACAATGCTTCACTCCGGCGTTTGACGAACAAAGCCCCCGGTGAACACCGAGGGCTTCTTGATGATGCTTACCCGTTCATTCTGGCCGCGGGTCAGCGGCCGGACTTGAATTCAGTCCACAGCCGCGTTTGCAGCCGCTGGATTTCCGGCGGCAGCGGCTTGAGCAGGAACAGGGTCTTGATGACTTCAGCCGGCGGATACACGGCCGGATCGTTCGCCACGTCCTTGTCCACGTACTTGCGCGCTTCGAGGTTCGCGCTCGGGTAGTAGACGGCGTTGGTGATCGCGGCGTGCACCTGCGGCGTTTCGATGTAGTTGATCCACTCGAGCGCGGCTTCCTTGTTCTTCGCATCCTTCGGAATCGCCATCACGTCGAACCACACCGGCGCGCCACCCTTCGGAATGTAATACTCGACCTTGTAGGGCTTCTTCGCCTCGACCGCGCGATGCTTGGCGATCACGACGTCGCCCGACCAGCCGTACGCGAAGCACACGTCGCCGCCGACCAGGTCGTTGATATAGCCCGACGAGTTGAACTGCGTGATGTACGGGCGGATCTTCTTCATCATCTCGAGCGCGGCGCGATAGTCGGCCGGGTTCGTGCTCATCGGATCCTTGCCGATGTAGTGCAGCGCGGCGGCGAACATCTGGTCCGGCGCGTCGAGCACAGAGACGCCGCAAGCCTTCAGCTTCGAAATATTTTCCGGCTTGAACAGCACGTCCCAGCTATCGAGCGGCACGCTCTTGCCGAGGATCTGCTGCGCCTTGGTGACGTTGTAGCCGAGGCCGGTCGTGCCGTATGCCCAGGGCACCGTGAACTTGTTGCCCGGATCAGCGCCGGCGACGAGCGCCATCAGCGAAGGGTCGAGGTATTTCAGATTCGGCAGCTTCGATTTGTCGAGCGGCGCGAAGATGCCGGCGGCGATCTGCTTGCCGGCGTAATTGCTGGTGGGCACGACGATGTCGTAACCGGAATTGCCGGTGAGGAGCTTGGCTTGCAGCGTGTCGTCGCTGTCGTAATTGTCGTATTTGACCTGGACGCCGCTCTGCTTGGTGAAGTTCGGGATGGTGTCCTTGGCGATGTAATCGGACCAGTTATACACGTTGAGCTGCGTGTCTTTCGCAGCGGCCGTCAACCACGGCGCCGCGCACAAGACCAGCGCCGCCACTTGCCCCACTACCCGTCTTTTCATTCCGTTCTCCGATCCTGACCGGCCCGTTGCCGGCCGTCCTCACCTGCGCCGCGGCACTGCACCCACGGCTCCCCTGAAAAACCCGAAAAGTACCATCAATTATTGCGCGGGCCAAAAAAAATACCAGGCTGTCGCACAAACGGTACAGCGTCAGCCGCACCGCTGGAAAATTGGCCGCAATTTTAGCGGGTTATGCGCGCGTGTCCACCCGAAAAAAACACCTGTACCGGTTGCGCTGTTATCTGATTGTCAAGTTGCCGGTGTGCAGGGCGCGCCTCGCTCGCGCAGATGGTGGTGGCCGACGACCGCATTGCGTGATTTTTATGCCGGACGGCGAAGGTCGAAGTGCACTCAAGCCGCGAAGCGTTCGACGGTGCACAATAGCTCTCGAAGCCTCTCGAACGCCGAACGGCAGCGCGCCGGAAATCGCGCTGTCGCGTCCCAGCCTCGACGCCCCGCCCGCCGTACGCGCAGCGGGCACGTGGCTTGCAAGAGGATGCAATCTTGAACCTCAGGCATCGATGAACACGAATCCGTTCGCATTGCGTCCCAACCGCCGCCGGCGTCTGCCGGACAGTGGGCCGGCACGTCCGGCGCACTGGTTCTCGTTCGTCGGCGCAGGCGCGTTGATCGCGGTCGGCTATATCGATCCGGGCAACTGGGCGACCGCGCTCGGCGCCGGCGCGGGCTACGGCTACCGCCTGCTCGGCATCGTGCTGCTAGCGAGCCTGATGGCGATGCTGCTGCAGTGGCTGTCGTCGCGCCTGGGCGTCGTGACCGGGCGCGACCTCGCGCAGGTCTGTCGCGAACGCACGGGCCGCCGCGGCACCCTCTTCCTGTGGCTGACCAGCGAGGTCGCGATCATCGCGTGCGACGTCGCCGAGGTGGTCGGCAGTGCCGTCGCGTTGCAATTGCTACTCGGTGTGTCGCTCACGGTCGGGGTGCTGATGTCGGCGGTCTGCACCTTCGCGCTGCTCGCGCTCCAGCAGAAAGGCGGCCGCAAACTGGAAGCGGTGATCGCGGCGCTGATCGGCTTCGTCGGCCTGTGCTTCGTGGTCCAAGTCGCGCTGGCGCGGCCGGACTGGCACGCGGCGCTCGCCGGCACCGTGCCAAGCGTCGAGTTGCTGCGCAATGCGGGCATGGTGTGGCTGGCGGCG
The nucleotide sequence above comes from Paraburkholderia aromaticivorans. Encoded proteins:
- a CDS encoding ABC transporter permease subunit translates to MKPNRILQLIALGIGFLFLYIPIVSLIVYSFNESQLVTVWTRFSTRWYAALLQDDELIAAAWLSLRVALLTAFASVVIGTWAGFVLARMGRFRGFTLYTGMINAPLVIPEVIQGISLLLLFIEMAKWLGWPAGRGIFTIWIGHVMLCISYVAIIVQSRVKELHPSLEEAALDLGATPLRVFFFITLPLISQALVSGWLLSFTLSIDDLVLSAFLSGPGSTTLPLVVFSRVRLGLNPEMNALATLFIAVVTVGVVAANYFMQRAERKRAVMAV
- a CDS encoding ABC transporter permease subunit; this encodes MKRSFNSFATWPVRRFNLNARTAVVAGPFIWLLLFFLVPFLLVVKISFADLQLGIPPYTELTKFADGAIHITLDVSHYAFLLTDSLYFATYVNSVVVAAISTLLCLLIGYPMAYYIARSNPGSRNLLMMAVMLPFWTSFLIRVYAWIGILKNNGLLNNFLMSIGLIHSPIELYHTNTAVYIGMVYSYLPFLVMPLYAHLVKMDMTLLEAAYDLGAKPWKAFWQITLPLSKNGIIAGCLLVFIPAVGEYVIPELLGGANTLMIGRVMWNEFFDNADWPMASAVTCAMVLLLLVPMAFFQYAQAKAMEERR
- a CDS encoding ABC transporter ATP-binding protein, whose translation is MSSDQSGALAGAVAPSLNQNAVTDDATDNFVRVVDVVKKFGETVVVKGINLSVKKGELFALLGSSGCGKSTLLRMMAGLESVTSGKILIDGEDLAQLPPYRRPVNMMFQSYALFPHMTVEGNVAFGLKQEGVPKSELKDRVQTALELVQMGRFAKRKPNQLSGGQQQRVALARSLVKRPKLLLLDEPMSALDKQIRQRTQIELVNILDKVGVTCMMVTHDQEEAMTMANRLAVMSEGEIVQLGTPHEVYEYPNSRFSAEFIGSTNLFEGHTVEDEPDHVFIETPDLPCRLYVSHGITGPLGMPVTISVRPERIALTRKPPEGAYNWGKGVVTNIAYMGGYSLYHVKLDAGKTVIANVTSLALTEIDPPTWGDEVYVRWSASAGVVLTS
- a CDS encoding polyamine ABC transporter substrate-binding protein, with translation MKRRVVGQVAALVLCAAPWLTAAAKDTQLNVYNWSDYIAKDTIPNFTKQSGVQVKYDNYDSDDTLQAKLLTGNSGYDIVVPTSNYAGKQIAAGIFAPLDKSKLPNLKYLDPSLMALVAGADPGNKFTVPWAYGTTGLGYNVTKAQQILGKSVPLDSWDVLFKPENISKLKACGVSVLDAPDQMFAAALHYIGKDPMSTNPADYRAALEMMKKIRPYITQFNSSGYINDLVGGDVCFAYGWSGDVVIAKHRAVEAKKPYKVEYYIPKGGAPVWFDVMAIPKDAKNKEAALEWINYIETPQVHAAITNAVYYPSANLEARKYVDKDVANDPAVYPPAEVIKTLFLLKPLPPEIQRLQTRLWTEFKSGR